A region from the Coffea eugenioides isolate CCC68of chromosome 9, Ceug_1.0, whole genome shotgun sequence genome encodes:
- the LOC113783110 gene encoding pentatricopeptide repeat-containing protein At2g01860: MALMEQRSFLGSLGPYPLSEATITSSRILYGASSSLFIPSSYNTGRNMNLMAHSCASRNTKLYYRKLPKNLHNPRRPKLPPDPSLLGLDTVAQRNMPGSSTNDIFTDDDNFDDLVVDDEEKEEGSYVSHDENGEIMWDQDEIEAISSLFRGRIPQKPGNLNRQRPLPLPLPCKNRALGLPNQKKFSRKSVAISRQSVSNQLYRNPTFLVGLAKEIKDLPPKEKNVSLVLNKWARFLRKGSLSITVRELGHMSCPEKALLVFCWTQKQPHLYPDDRILASTVEVLARSHELKMPFKFDDVKFISMVSRNVYEAMVKGFIKGGSLNIAWKLLSAARDSKRMLDSGVYAKLILELGKNPDKEVLVLSLLEELAAREDLNLTPQDCTAIMKVCVRLGKFHIVEGLYDWFKMSGRVPSVVMYTTVTHSRYSEKRYREALDVVWEMETTNCLFDLPAYRVVIRLFVALDDLPRAVRYFAKLKEAGFSPTFDVYHCIIQIYLSSGRIAKCKEVCREAELVGFKLDEQIISQLFELDK; encoded by the coding sequence ATGGCACTTATGGAGCAGAGGAGCTTTCTTGGCTCACTGGGTCCATACCCACTCTCTGAAGCTACAATAACAAGTAGCAGAATTCTATATGGAGCTAGTTCAAGTCTGTTCATCCCAAGCAGTTATAATACTGGAAGAAACATGAATTTAATGGCACACTCTTGTGCTAGTAGGAATACCAAACTGTATTACAGGAAACTTCCCAAGAACCTGCATAATCCACGCCGACCTAAGCTCCCCCCAGACCCCAGCCTTCTCGGTCTTGACACGGTTGCCCAGAGGAATATGCCTGGCTCTTCTACCAATGACATCTTTACAGATGATGACAACTTTGATGATCTTGTAGTTGATGATGAAGAGAAGGAAGAAGGAAGTTACGTTAGTCATGATGAAAATGGTGAAATTATGTGGGACCAAGATGAGATTGAGGCAATCTCCTCACTTTTCCGGGGGAGGATACCTCAGAAGCCTGGAAATTTGAATAGACAAAGGCCTTTACCGCTGCCACTTCCCTGCAAGAACAGAGCTTTAGGCCTTCCAAACCAgaagaaattttcaagaaaatcagTTGCTATATCTAGGCAGTCAGTGTCGAATCAGTTGTACAGGAATCCAACTTTTTTGGTTGGTTTAGCTAAGGAGATTAAAGACCTCCCTCCCAAGGAGAAAAATGTGTCGCTGGTTCTAAATAAGTGGGCTCGGTTTCTTCGTAAAGGGTCCTTGTCCATAACAGTTCGTGAGCTAGGCCATATGAGTTGTCCTGAAAAAGCTTTACTTGTGTTTTGTTGGACTCAGAAACAGCCACATTTGTATCCAGATGACAGGATTCTTGCTTCCACTGTTGAGGTCTTGGCTAGATCACATGAGTTGAAAATGCCTTTCAAATTTGATGACGTTAAATTTATCAGCATGGTCAGCCGGAATGTATATGAAGCGATGGTAAAGGGCTTTATTAAAGGTGGAAGTTTGAATATCGCGTGGAAGCTTCTCTCAGCTGCTAGAGATAGTAAAAGAATGTTGGACTCAGGAGTATATGCTAAGTTAATTTTGGAGCTAGGGAAGAATCCGGATAAAGAAGTATTAGTCTTAAGCTTACTTGAAGAGCTTGCTGCAAGAGAGGATCTGAATTTGACTCCACAAGACTGTACTGCAATCATGAAAGTTTGTGTAAGGCTTGGGAAGTTCCACATTGTGGAGGGGCTTTATGATTGGTTCAAGATGTCTGGTCGTGTTCCAAGTGTAGTCATGTATACTACAGTCACTCATAGTCGCTATTCTGAGAAGAGATATAGAGAGGCATTGGATGTTGTTTGGGAGATGGAAACTACAAACTGCCTCTTTGATCTTCCTGCTTATAGAGTAGTAATAAGGCTTTTTGTTGCTTTGGATGATCTCCCTAGGGCTGTACGCTATTTCGCAAAACTTAAAGAGGCAGGTTTTTCTCCAACTTTTGATGTGTACCACTGCATAATTCAAATCTATTTGTCTTCTGGTAGAATAGCCAAGTGTAAGGAGGTCTGCAGGGAAGCAGAGTTGGTGGGGTTCAAACTGGATGAGCAAATAATATCACAATTGTTTGAACTGGATAAATGA
- the LOC113781966 gene encoding transcription initiation factor TFIID subunit 11 produces the protein MQTMKQSKDPFEVAFEEQEESPPESPIAADENETQTPAAAAASGQGDDVGTSVPPSLPSTTTGAAISIGAAGPIVKSKEEDEEEDEDNMEIELGKFPPSGDPDKMAKMQTILSQFTDGQMNRYESFRRSGFQKANMKRLLTSITGSSKISVPMTIVVSGIAKMFVGELVETARIVMTERKERGPIRPCHIREAFRRLKLEGKVPRRSVPRLFR, from the exons ATGCAGACAATGAAGCAATCAAAGGATCCCTTTGAAGTTGCATTCGAGGAGCAAGAAGAATCACCACCTGAATCACCTATTGCCGCTGATGAGAATGAAACACAAACcccagcagcagcagcagctagTGGTCAAGGAGATGACGTTGGTACAAGCGTTCCACCTTCATTGCCTTCAACCACCACTGGTGCGGCGATTTCAATTGGAGCTGCTGGTCCAATTGTCAAGTCCAAAGAAGAAGATGaggaggaagatgaagacaacaTGGAAATTGAGCTTGGCAAGTTCCCTCCCAGTGGTGACcctgataaaatggccaaaatgcA GACCATCTTATCACAGTTCACTGATGGGCAAATGAATAGATATGAATCATTTCGAAGATCAGGATTTCAGAAAGCCAACATGAAGCGG TTGCTAACGAGCATCACTGGAAGTTCAAAAATTTCTGTTCCTATGACAATTGTAGTATCTGGTATAGCAAAAATGTTTGTTGGGGAGCTTGTTGAAACAG CCAGAATAGTAATGacagagagaaaagagagagggccAATTAGGCCTTGCCACATCAGGGAAGCATTTAGAAGACTGAAACTTGAAGGCAAGGTTCCAAGAAGATCAGTACCCAGGCTTTTTCGCTAG